The nucleotide window TACAGCATCAGACTTAAAATCTCTAGATGAAAAAACATTATTAGATATTTTTGATGGTGTAACACAAGCAACAGTAGCTGCATCTTTAGTTGAAAATGGTTTAGATATGATTGCTGCTTTAGCTGCAGAAACCAACTTTTTAAAATCTAATGGAGAAGCAAGAAGAGCTTTAAAAGAAAATGCAGTTTCTGTTAACAAAGAAAAAGTTAAAGAAGATTTTGTAATTACAAAAGATGATTTAATTGATAAGAAATATGTACTTCTACAAAGAGGTAAAAAAACGTATTACTTATTAATTGTTGCATAAAAAAAGAGCTGATAAAATCAGCTCTTTATTGCACAAGATATATGTAGAATCAACATTAGTTGTTGATGAATTTTTGCCAGTTTAAATCTGCCTTTAATTGTAGTTCTTTTGCACCTTCATTCAACCAAAATTGTAATGTATTGGTTTTACCCTTATTATAAAATAAGTATAGTTTACCATCTCTAACCTCGAAAGTTTTTGGGTTTATACTTACTTTTTTTCCTTTTACTGCTAATGCATACGCACAATAACCACCATATTGTGGAATGTATTTTTCTGGATTCGATTTAAAAAGTTTTAGATTCTCTAGCTTAGAAAATTTAAATCTTACATCACTGTAAGTGACTGTAAAATCTTTTTTACCTTCAATAGGCTTGCTTTCTGTGAAATATGCAACCACATCAAAACCTTCTGCTACATAGCCTCTTTTAGTATTGTAATCTATACTTTGAGAGAATATTACAGATGAAAATGATAGAAATAAAATTACAATCCACTGTTTCATCGAATTCATCTTAAGATTAGTCGATAAAATGTAATGTGAATTACAACAAGAATTAAAAAAAGATTAGTTTAAATATAAAATGATAAAACCTAAGTATTATTTACGCTCTAAAGCTTTCTGTAAATATTCGTTTTGCTTTTCTAAAAGCTCATTGGTTTTATTCATTAATTCTATATTTTTTGGAGTACTAACTGTTTTATTTTTTGGGTCTTCAGCTTTCTTTTTCATAGAATTCATTACTCTTACTACTAAAAATACTGTAAAAGAAATAACCAAAAAATCTACACCTGCTTCAATTAGTTTTCCATAACCTATTGCAACCTCTTCAATCTTTGGCTTGCCTTCTGTAATAATTGCTTCTCTAATTACGTATTTTCTGTTTTCCCAATTTACACCATCTGTCATGTAAGTTAAAGGTGGCATTAGCACTTCTTTCACCAAAACATTTACAACCTTGTTAAATGCTGTACCAATAATTACACCTATTGCAATATCAATCATATTACCCTTTACAGCAAAATCTTTAAAATCTTGTAGTAGCTTAAACTTCATTTCTTTTTATTATAATACCATTAAATTACAACCTCTTATGTCAGAATTGTCAAATCTTCCAATAATTTCAAAAGTATTGTTTTTGTGAATTTTTCCTAAATCTTGTGTAGCTATAAAAGAACAAGAATTGTAATTGGCTAAATCAATAACATTAATACCTCCTGTTTTGCCTTTATCTAAAATTGTTAACGCGTCTTCTGTATCTCTAGTTAAAATTTTCATCCAAGGAGGAGTCTCAAAAACTCCATTTCCTTTAGAATAACCTTGACTTAAAAGTTCTGTCATTCCATATTCTGAATGTATTTCATTTACTGCAAATCCTTTTGATAGAATTGTATGCAACTCATTTCTAATCAATTCTTTTCGCCTACCTTTCATACCACCAGTTTCCATAACTATGGTGTTTTTTAGATTAAATTGATGTTTTTCTACTAAATCTAACAGTGCAAAAGAAACACCTATTAATAAAATTTTTTGGCCACTTTTATCTAATTTAATTAGTTTCTGAGCTAATTCATCTAAATTATTTAAGTAAAAACCACTTTCTGAATTTTGTGTTTTCTGAATTAGATCATTTACCATATATACCAAAGAAGAACCTTTTCTTTCTAAATAATTGGGCAATAATGCCAATACAACATAATCCTTAATATCACCATAAAAATGATGAAAACCCCTTAAGTAACTTTCCTCATAGAGTGTTATATCTGTTACCAAATGTTTACTTGTTATGCTTCCTGTAGTTCCAGAACTTGTAAATTCTTCTTCAATTTCTTGGGTTGATGATAAAACCTTTCGTGTTTTAAAAAACTGAATAGGTAAAAAAGGAATTTCTTCTATTTTATTTACATCTGAAGGATGCACATATATAAGATCACAGAAAGAACGATAAACTTTATTATTTTTAAATTGATGATTAAAAACATTTAAAGCAATTTTTGTAAATTGGTCTTCAGACTGTATGTTAAATAATTCGTTTTTCATTTTCTGAAAACAAAAATAGCACATATAGAAAAATTTGATGTTATTTTAATAAGAAACTTAAAAAGTAAAACCTATGAAAAAGTTCTCTTTAATTTTAGTGAGTTTGTTTTTTGTATTAAGTTGTAGTGAAAATGCTCCTCTTTATGAATTTAGCACATTACCTATTGACGAGGCAAAAACTCCTGTTAGTTTTACTTACAAAACTTCAGATACTATAA belongs to Polaribacter dokdonensis and includes:
- a CDS encoding YHS domain-containing (seleno)protein, which translates into the protein MKQWIVILFLSFSSVIFSQSIDYNTKRGYVAEGFDVVAYFTESKPIEGKKDFTVTYSDVRFKFSKLENLKLFKSNPEKYIPQYGGYCAYALAVKGKKVSINPKTFEVRDGKLYLFYNKGKTNTLQFWLNEGAKELQLKADLNWQKFINN
- the mscL gene encoding large conductance mechanosensitive channel protein MscL; its protein translation is MKFKLLQDFKDFAVKGNMIDIAIGVIIGTAFNKVVNVLVKEVLMPPLTYMTDGVNWENRKYVIREAIITEGKPKIEEVAIGYGKLIEAGVDFLVISFTVFLVVRVMNSMKKKAEDPKNKTVSTPKNIELMNKTNELLEKQNEYLQKALERK
- a CDS encoding acyltransferase, with protein sequence MKNELFNIQSEDQFTKIALNVFNHQFKNNKVYRSFCDLIYVHPSDVNKIEEIPFLPIQFFKTRKVLSSTQEIEEEFTSSGTTGSITSKHLVTDITLYEESYLRGFHHFYGDIKDYVVLALLPNYLERKGSSLVYMVNDLIQKTQNSESGFYLNNLDELAQKLIKLDKSGQKILLIGVSFALLDLVEKHQFNLKNTIVMETGGMKGRRKELIRNELHTILSKGFAVNEIHSEYGMTELLSQGYSKGNGVFETPPWMKILTRDTEDALTILDKGKTGGINVIDLANYNSCSFIATQDLGKIHKNNTFEIIGRFDNSDIRGCNLMVL